The Pectobacterium wasabiae CFBP 3304 DNA segment AAAATAGCGGCCATCTCCCCCTATTTCAAATTGATGGGTCTCATCTCAGATGGCAGCAAAGATTATTGATGGTAAAACGATTGCGCAGCAGGTCAAAGACGAAGTTGCCGCACGAGTCACGCAGCGTTTAGCTGAAGGAAAACGCGCGCCGGGTCTGGCTGTTGTACTGGTCGGCGAGAATCCAGCGTCACAGATCTATGTCGCCAGCAAGCGCAAGGTGTGTGAAGAAGTTGGCTTTATCTCCCGCTCTTATGATTTACCCATCACCACCACAGAATCAGAGCTGCTAGCGCTTATCGATCGGCTCAACGCCGACCAAGCGATCGACGGTATTCTGGTTCAGCTTCCGCTGCCGGAAGGCATTGACAACACCAAGGTCATTGAACGTATCGCACCAAGTAAAGATGTGGATGGCTTCCATCCTTACAACGTGGGCCGTCTGTGCCAGCGTGCGCCAATGCTGCGCGCCTGTACGCCACGCGGCATCATCACGCTGCTGGAGCGTTATAATATCGACACCTTCGGGCTGAATGCCGTTGTGGTTGGCGCATCCAATATTGTTGGCCGTCCGATGAGCCTGGAACTGCTGTTGGCTGGCTGTACCACTACCGTTACGCACCGTTTTACCAAAAATCTGCGCCACCATGTTGAAAACGCCGACCTCTTGGTTGTTGCGGTGGGCAAGCCGGGCTTCATCCCTGGCGAATGGATTAAACCGGGCGCAATCGTGCTGGACGTGGGGATCAACCGTCTGGAAAGCGGCAAAGTGGTCGGCGATGTGGAATTTGAAACGGCACAGGAAAGAGCGTCTTACATCAGCCCTGTACCGGGCGGCGTCGGCCCCATGACCGTTGCCACACTGATTCAAAACACGCTACAGGCGTGCGAAGAGTATCATGACCACGCCGAATAATTGGCGAGTCAAACACGAATAAGCAGGAACTTATGGCAACTTTTAATCTTGAAAAACATCCGCACGTTGAACTGTGCGACCTCTTGAAATTGTTGGGCTGGAGTGAAAGCGGCGCGACGGCCAAACTAGCTATCGCCGCAGGCAACGTGACCGTCGACGGCCAGACGGAAACGCGTAAGCGCTGCAAAATCATCGCAGGGCAAACCGTTCAGTTCAATGGCGAGACGGTAACCATCGCCGAGTAACCTTTGCGACGTTGATGATGCCGAAAAAAAGCCCGCGATTTATATTTGCGGGCTTTTTGTTAGCTGAACTGAAAGCATGTTTACTGAGATAAAGGGTTACTTACGACGCCAGATCGTTCCCTGCGAGCCGTCTTCCAGCACAATTCCCATTTCATTTAACCGATCGCGTGCCTGATCGGCCAGCGCCCAGTCTTTCGCCGCGCGTGCGTCTTTACGCTGCTGGATTAACGCTTCGATTTCTTTCACTTCATCGTTATCCACCTGCGCGCCGTTTTGCAGGAACTGTTCAGGATCTTGTTCCAGCAGGCCAAGCACGCCGGACAGTTTACGCAGTGCCGATGCCAGTTGATTCGCCGCCTGCACATCTTCCGCTTTCAGGCGGTTGACTTCTCGTGCCATATCAAACAGCACCGAGTAGGCTTCCGGCGTGTTGAAATCGTCATCCATCGCTTCGCGGAAACGTGCTTCAAACTCGTCACCGCCGTGCGCCGCAACATTGAGATCCGTTCCGCGTAATGCGATATACAAGCGTTCTAACGACGCACGTGCCTGTTTCAGGTTATCTTCGCTGTAGTTCAACTGGCTACGATAGTGGCCTGACATCAAGAAGTAGCGCACGGTTTCCGGGTCGTAATACGCCAATACGTCGCGCACGGTGAAGAAATTGTTGAGCGATTTTGACATCTTTTCACGGTCAACCATCACCATACCAGAGTGCATCCAGTAATTCACATACGGGCCATCGTGCGCACAACGGGATTGCGCAATCTCATTTTCATGGTGCGGGAACATCAAATCTGAGCCGCCGCCGTGAATATCAAAGTGCTCGCCGAGCTGTTTGCAGTTCATGGCAGAACATTCGATGTGCCAGCCAGGACGCCCTTCCCCCCACGGAGAAGACCAGTGAGGCTCACCCGGTTTGGACATTTTCCACAGCACGAAGTCCATCGGGTTACGTTTTACGGCTGTAATTTCAACACGCGCGCCAGCCTGTAACTGATCCAGATCCTGACGAGACAGCGCACCATAGCCCGGCGCGGTATCAACGGAGAACATCACATCGCCATTGCTCGCCACATAGGCGTGGCGACGGGCAATCAGCGTTTCTACCATTTCGATAATATCGGCAATATGGTGCGTCGCCCGCGGCTCGGCATCCGGGCGAACAATATTCAAGGCATCAAAATCTGCATGCATTTCTGCGATCATGCGGGTCGTCAGTTGGTCGCTGGTTTCCCCATTTTCGATCGCACGTTTAATAATTTTGTCGTCAATATCGGTGACATTACGCACATATTTCAGTGAATACCCCAGATACCGCAAATAGCGCGCCACCACATCAAACGCCACGAAAGTACGCCCGTGACCGATATGACACAGGTCATAAACGGTGATGCCACACACATACATTCCCACCTGCCCGGCGTGGATAGGTTTAAATTCCTCTTTTTGGCGACTCAGCGTATTAAAAATCTTTAGCATCAGGACGTTCCAGTGTTTTTATAAAAAAATGGTTTTCACAAAAAATGGTCTTCACAAGAAAAATAGTGTTCACACGATAGGTCAATTGCCGTCGCGGTTAGCGTCAGTAACATCAATACATTCAGGGTTTACACCCTAACAGCGTATTGAAACCTGAACCCTACTGTATTGCAAGGTTAAGAAGCGGGAATAAGCGAGAAAGGATAAAAATGAAATGGCCCGGAAAATCCGGGCCATTTCATACAATCGGTGCTGTTGACGAAAAAACAATCTGCTGACAAAAACGATCAGCGCCAGCGTGGATTCGACATCACTGAGTATTTTCCGCTACCGAGCAAGGCAATAGCGATACCCGCAAAGAAGAAGACTGCGGTGCCTTCAACACCCCAGGCACCGGTTTTTGCCAGCGTGAAGAAACCATCAGGGTGAACCAGCAACGTCGCGACGAGCATAGTGAAAGAGAAAATCAGCGCGGAAGGACGTGTAAAAATACCTAAAATCATCAGGATCGGTATGATGACTTCGCCAGCATAGACACCGTAGCCAATGAAAGCAGGAAGCCCAGCATTGGTCAGCATACCTTCAATGGCACCAATCCCACCGTGCAGCTTGTGCCACCCGTGGAACAGCATCAACACGCTGAAAGATACGCGCAGAAACAGCTTGCCAAAATCCGGTTTGTCTAATAAACGATTAACACCATCCAGAATACCCAGCATAGTTCACCTATCTCTTTAGAGTTATTTGGGAAAATAAGAGTTACTCTCAGATTAATCTGAGCCAGAAAAAAAGAATACATTGATTACGCAAAACATTGATCTGGGGCAACAAAAATATCATTCAAATAAATTAACCATAATATAGTCATTTAATCAATTTATTTGCTTTTAAAAATCCACATTGCGTGATGAATGTATTCATCAATGCACACTTAGCCACAGATTCCCCTTGCCAAGGATTACCTAAATAAGAGTAGTACACATTTTTATACGATTTTTCAATCACACTCGTCGCCAACCAAGCCGCAGCAAGAGCGAAATACTGACTCAATCGACCAGTTATGCTATAACAGCGCTCTTGTTGCTCACCGCCTTTTGTGGGCAGCACTCTTATCACTAAAGCTATCTAGGGTTCATTATTATGATTACGCTTCATACCAATCACGGCGATATCGTTATTAATACGTTTGCAGACAAAGCGCCAGTTACCGTAGAAAACTTTCTGAACTACTGCCGCAGCGGTTTTTATGACAACACGATTTTTCACCGTGTCATTAATGGTTTTATGATTCAGGGCGGTGGCTTCGCTCCCGGCATGGATCAAAAAGAAACCAACGCGACAATCAAAAATGAAGCCAACAATGGCCTGAAAAATACGCGTGGCACGCTGGCGATGGCTCGTACTAACGATCCGCACTCAGCAACAGCTCAGTTCTTTATCAACCTCGTTGATAATGATTTCCTGAACTTCCGTTCAGAACGTGCCGATGGTTGGGGCTACTGCGTTTTCGCTGAAGTCACCGACGGCATGGATGTCGTTGATAAAATCAAAGGCGTGGCAACTGGCCGCAGCGGCATGCACCAGGACGTACCGAAAGAAGACGTGGTGATTACCCACGTAACGGTCAGCGAATAATCCGACCTGCATGGCAACGCTGTTCATTGCCGATCTGCATTTGAGTCTTCATGAACCGGCGATTACCGCCGGTTTTCTGCGTTTTTTACGTCATGATGCGATTCATGCTGATGCGCTGTACATCCTTGGCGATCTGTTCGATGCCTGGATTGGTGACGACGATCCGCAGCCGCTGCACGCAACCATCGCCGCTGAACTGTATGCATTACATCAGCGTGGCGTCCCTTGCTATTTCGTACACGGTAATCGTGATTTTCTGATCGGCAAGCGTTTCGCCAAACAGAGCGGAATGACGCTGCTGCCGACGGAAACGGTGCTTAATCTCTACGGTCAAAAGATTCTCATCCTGCATGGCGATACGCTGTGTACTGACGATTTGGCCTATCAAAAATTTCGCCGCCGCGTACACAACCCACTGATTCAGCGACTGTTCCTGCTATTACCTTTATCGCTTCGCCTGAAGATTGCTGCCAAAATGCGCGCCAGCAGCCAGCAGGCCAATCAGAAAAAATCGCAGCAGATTATGGATGTCAATCACGATGCTGTGCTTGAACGTTTACGGCATCATCAGGTGACA contains these protein-coding regions:
- the folD gene encoding bifunctional methylenetetrahydrofolate dehydrogenase/methenyltetrahydrofolate cyclohydrolase FolD, whose amino-acid sequence is MAAKIIDGKTIAQQVKDEVAARVTQRLAEGKRAPGLAVVLVGENPASQIYVASKRKVCEEVGFISRSYDLPITTTESELLALIDRLNADQAIDGILVQLPLPEGIDNTKVIERIAPSKDVDGFHPYNVGRLCQRAPMLRACTPRGIITLLERYNIDTFGLNAVVVGASNIVGRPMSLELLLAGCTTTVTHRFTKNLRHHVENADLLVVAVGKPGFIPGEWIKPGAIVLDVGINRLESGKVVGDVEFETAQERASYISPVPGGVGPMTVATLIQNTLQACEEYHDHAE
- the ybcJ gene encoding ribosome-associated protein YbcJ; the protein is MATFNLEKHPHVELCDLLKLLGWSESGATAKLAIAAGNVTVDGQTETRKRCKIIAGQTVQFNGETVTIAE
- the cysS gene encoding cysteine--tRNA ligase gives rise to the protein MLKIFNTLSRQKEEFKPIHAGQVGMYVCGITVYDLCHIGHGRTFVAFDVVARYLRYLGYSLKYVRNVTDIDDKIIKRAIENGETSDQLTTRMIAEMHADFDALNIVRPDAEPRATHHIADIIEMVETLIARRHAYVASNGDVMFSVDTAPGYGALSRQDLDQLQAGARVEITAVKRNPMDFVLWKMSKPGEPHWSSPWGEGRPGWHIECSAMNCKQLGEHFDIHGGGSDLMFPHHENEIAQSRCAHDGPYVNYWMHSGMVMVDREKMSKSLNNFFTVRDVLAYYDPETVRYFLMSGHYRSQLNYSEDNLKQARASLERLYIALRGTDLNVAAHGGDEFEARFREAMDDDFNTPEAYSVLFDMAREVNRLKAEDVQAANQLASALRKLSGVLGLLEQDPEQFLQNGAQVDNDEVKEIEALIQQRKDARAAKDWALADQARDRLNEMGIVLEDGSQGTIWRRK
- a CDS encoding DoxX family protein, whose translation is MLGILDGVNRLLDKPDFGKLFLRVSFSVLMLFHGWHKLHGGIGAIEGMLTNAGLPAFIGYGVYAGEVIIPILMILGIFTRPSALIFSFTMLVATLLVHPDGFFTLAKTGAWGVEGTAVFFFAGIAIALLGSGKYSVMSNPRWR
- the ppiB gene encoding peptidylprolyl isomerase B, which codes for MITLHTNHGDIVINTFADKAPVTVENFLNYCRSGFYDNTIFHRVINGFMIQGGGFAPGMDQKETNATIKNEANNGLKNTRGTLAMARTNDPHSATAQFFINLVDNDFLNFRSERADGWGYCVFAEVTDGMDVVDKIKGVATGRSGMHQDVPKEDVVITHVTVSE
- the lpxH gene encoding UDP-2,3-diacylglucosamine diphosphatase, encoding MATLFIADLHLSLHEPAITAGFLRFLRHDAIHADALYILGDLFDAWIGDDDPQPLHATIAAELYALHQRGVPCYFVHGNRDFLIGKRFAKQSGMTLLPTETVLNLYGQKILILHGDTLCTDDLAYQKFRRRVHNPLIQRLFLLLPLSLRLKIAAKMRASSQQANQKKSQQIMDVNHDAVLERLRHHQVTAMIHGHTHRPAIHQVSLGESHGRRAVLGAWHEEGSMITVTPQNIELISFPF